The following are from one region of the Candidatus Acidulodesulfobacterium ferriphilum genome:
- a CDS encoding MBL fold metallo-hydrolase — protein MKFYTIPAGPFEVNTYLVFNDKNGKKEGFIIDPGGQEKRIDKIIKDENIDLKFILNTHCHIDHVSMDNYFKRKYGIKIIANKKDELILKNLKNQAEYLGFDFNENVVIDEYLTENNVINIGDISILPIFTPGHSPGSTSFLVNEKYLFSGDTLFKSTIGRTDILGGSFDEIISSIKNKLLIIGDDIIVLPGHGETTTIGEERKYNAYLI, from the coding sequence ATGAAATTTTACACTATTCCGGCAGGGCCTTTCGAGGTAAACACATACCTTGTATTTAATGATAAGAATGGCAAAAAAGAGGGCTTTATAATCGACCCTGGAGGCCAGGAAAAAAGAATAGACAAGATAATAAAGGATGAAAATATAGATTTAAAATTTATACTTAATACGCATTGCCATATAGACCATGTAAGTATGGATAATTATTTTAAGAGAAAATACGGCATTAAAATTATTGCCAACAAAAAAGATGAACTTATATTAAAAAACTTGAAAAATCAGGCTGAATACTTAGGATTTGATTTTAATGAAAATGTTGTAATAGATGAATATTTAACCGAAAATAATGTTATCAATATAGGGGATATTAGTATTCTGCCGATTTTTACGCCGGGGCATTCCCCTGGCAGCACATCATTTTTAGTAAATGAAAAATATCTTTTTAGCGGAGATACCCTTTTTAAAAGCACTATCGGAAGAACTGACATTTTAGGCGGCTCGTTTGACGAGATTATAAGTTCTATTAAGAACAAATTATTAATAATAGGTGACGACATAATAGTTTTGCCGGGTCACGGCGAAACCACCACCATAGGGGAAGAAAGAAAATATAACGCGTATTTAATCTAA
- the coaBC gene encoding bifunctional phosphopantothenoylcysteine decarboxylase/phosphopantothenate--cysteine ligase CoaBC: MTLKGKNILLCITGSIACYKSVDLYRELKREGADVKIIVSSSAAKFISPYIFESFGEEVFSDDAFKSPLAHVSLSKYADLILIAPATFNTINKLAAGIADTLITLVVSASQDKLKVLVPAMNPNMFSNKILKENLNRLTEHNFYLISPGMGNMACGDFGEGRFPDTSDIMFELESVFKEKTLKGRRVLITAGATREYLDPVRFLSNASSGKMGISLANEAVKLGADVSLIALNIDASCQYINKNIRIIRCKSFADLKDALLSEFKRCGILLMAAAVSDYSFKEKSSNKIKKGDLNLNIELVQNEDLLKALSEMKKEEQIIFGFAAETDSVIENGRKKLMEKSLDYIFINDVSKNVIGEDENEGFLINKEGEIKRFVRQLKTELAGKLLAEILR, translated from the coding sequence ATGACATTAAAAGGCAAAAATATTCTTTTATGTATAACCGGTTCCATTGCCTGCTATAAAAGCGTTGATTTATATAGAGAGCTTAAAAGGGAGGGCGCAGATGTTAAAATAATAGTCAGCTCGTCCGCCGCCAAATTTATCTCTCCTTATATTTTTGAATCTTTCGGGGAAGAGGTTTTTAGCGATGATGCTTTCAAGAGCCCTCTTGCCCATGTCTCGCTTTCCAAATATGCCGACCTGATATTAATTGCTCCCGCCACATTCAACACAATAAATAAACTTGCCGCAGGTATAGCGGATACATTAATAACTCTGGTTGTTTCAGCCTCGCAGGATAAACTAAAGGTTCTGGTTCCGGCAATGAATCCAAATATGTTTTCGAACAAAATATTAAAAGAAAATTTGAACAGGCTAACTGAACATAATTTTTATCTTATTTCACCGGGAATGGGAAATATGGCCTGTGGCGATTTTGGAGAAGGAAGGTTTCCCGACACTTCCGACATTATGTTTGAACTTGAATCGGTTTTTAAAGAAAAGACGCTTAAAGGCAGAAGAGTTTTAATAACGGCAGGAGCTACAAGGGAATATCTCGACCCTGTGAGGTTTCTTTCAAACGCCTCCAGCGGAAAAATGGGTATCAGCCTTGCCAACGAAGCGGTGAAACTCGGTGCGGATGTGTCCTTAATAGCCTTAAATATCGATGCCTCCTGTCAATATATCAATAAAAACATAAGAATAATAAGATGTAAAAGTTTTGCCGATTTGAAAGATGCATTATTGAGTGAATTTAAACGGTGCGGCATACTTTTGATGGCGGCCGCCGTTTCGGATTATAGCTTTAAAGAAAAAAGCTCAAATAAGATAAAAAAGGGGGACTTAAATCTTAATATAGAGCTTGTTCAGAATGAGGATTTGTTGAAGGCTCTGTCCGAAATGAAAAAAGAGGAACAGATAATTTTCGGTTTTGCCGCCGAAACCGATTCCGTGATAGAAAACGGAAGGAAAAAACTTATGGAAAAATCATTGGACTATATCTTTATCAACGATGTTTCAAAAAATGTTATAGGCGAAGACGAAAATGAAGGTTTTTTAATAAACAAAGAAGGCGAAATAAAAAGGTTCGTAAGACAGCTAAAAACCGAACTTGCAGGGAAACTTCTTGCAGAAATACTAAGGTAA
- a CDS encoding DMT family transporter: MNKSGRFQYIWIGFLTFFTIFGFAVNSLLARVALDKNAITPVFYSLLRLGSGALILFLLVFHKKNQLPKPKYLSAFALFAYAFCFSVGYVFVGVAVGALLLFSAVQFTIIGNAVFIYKERLNILQISGVIIAMAGFVLFVYKGLNVPQNIIGYFGAVMMIISGIAWGIYTLKGKFEKQYVLRTASNFVYSLIYFIPFIVIFAFLKNGFINEKFINTPYVYLHPIIYGILSGAIFSALFYVIWYKVVIKLSRVLASSVQLLAPVMAAFLGIIFLNEKISYTFIISSILILGGIILVIIKEKTAEAQE, encoded by the coding sequence ATGAATAAATCAGGCAGATTTCAATATATATGGATTGGTTTTTTGACATTTTTTACGATTTTTGGATTTGCCGTAAATAGCCTGCTTGCGCGGGTAGCGTTAGATAAAAATGCGATAACCCCCGTATTTTATAGCTTACTCCGCCTTGGAAGCGGAGCGCTTATTCTTTTTTTATTGGTATTCCATAAAAAAAATCAGCTTCCAAAGCCGAAATACTTATCCGCATTTGCCTTATTTGCTTATGCGTTCTGTTTTTCCGTCGGTTATGTTTTTGTCGGCGTGGCGGTCGGAGCGCTTCTGTTGTTTTCCGCAGTCCAATTTACGATAATAGGAAATGCGGTGTTTATCTATAAAGAAAGACTTAATATATTGCAAATATCAGGGGTGATAATTGCGATGGCCGGCTTTGTCTTGTTTGTATATAAAGGCTTAAATGTTCCCCAAAATATTATCGGATATTTTGGAGCCGTTATGATGATTATTTCAGGAATAGCATGGGGAATTTATACGCTAAAAGGCAAATTTGAAAAACAGTATGTATTAAGAACTGCGTCAAACTTCGTTTATTCATTAATTTATTTTATACCCTTTATCGTCATATTTGCTTTCCTAAAAAATGGTTTTATTAACGAAAAATTTATTAATACGCCGTATGTATATTTGCATCCCATAATTTACGGTATTTTATCGGGGGCTATATTTTCGGCACTTTTCTATGTAATATGGTATAAGGTGGTAATAAAATTATCCCGCGTTTTAGCGTCATCGGTTCAATTATTAGCGCCAGTTATGGCCGCATTTTTAGGAATAATATTTTTAAACGAAAAAATATCATATACCTTTATAATTTCTTCTATTTTAATCTTAGGAGGCATTATACTTGTAATAATAAAGGAAAAAACTGCGGAAGCGCAAGAATAA
- a CDS encoding M67 family peptidase: MAIIIPETELEIIKKHATEIFPYEACGGLLGRLEGDDRVIVKVYPAENRFGKIAWDSFEIEPKDMLEMDKIARKENLEIIGFYHSHPNHPAIPSSFDINASWPYYSYVILSVKGNSPENVVDVKSYLMPDKNSAPVSEDVVIG; this comes from the coding sequence ATGGCTATAATAATTCCGGAAACCGAACTTGAAATTATCAAAAAGCATGCGACGGAAATTTTTCCGTACGAAGCATGCGGGGGGCTTTTAGGAAGGCTCGAGGGAGACGATAGAGTAATCGTAAAGGTTTATCCCGCCGAAAACCGCTTTGGAAAAATAGCATGGGACAGCTTTGAAATCGAACCGAAAGATATGCTTGAAATGGATAAAATTGCAAGAAAGGAAAATCTGGAAATCATAGGCTTTTATCATTCACATCCCAACCACCCCGCAATACCCTCAAGTTTCGATATAAACGCCTCCTGGCCATATTATTCTTATGTAATCCTTTCGGTAAAGGGCAACAGCCCCGAAAATGTCGTAGATGTTAAAAGCTACCTGATGCCGGATAAAAATTCGGCCCCGGTTTCGGAAGATGTAGTGATTGGCTGA
- a CDS encoding PLP-dependent cysteine synthase family protein translates to MSHALWRNRAIKSCLLIKLTIPIMKLSSKKMEKNNPYLFSSLSNIGGTGAVLLNKIINPGAGSKLYAKLESLNPGGSVKDRPALYMIKNALEKGLLKDNMTIIDSSSGNTGISFAMIGAFLGIKVKIYAPSNMSEERKKIMRLFGTELILTPAEESHDGAIKRSMEEYARGGKDLYYMPDQYNNPCNPLAHYETTAAELLNQTGGNIDCFATGIGTGGTILGVGKRLKEYNDKIKVIAIVPDSEMHGIEGWKYNYSLNFEGFDHNKIIDDFIKVDTEGSYAMLKRIIKEEGLLCGFSSGANVYGIYKLAGKYRGNFATVLPDTGSRYLSTRVFTEL, encoded by the coding sequence ATGTCCCACGCTCTATGGAGGAACAGGGCCATAAAGTCCTGTCTATTAATAAAATTAACGATACCGATTATGAAATTATCGTCGAAAAAGATGGAAAAAAATAATCCTTATCTGTTTAGTTCCCTGTCGAATATAGGCGGCACTGGCGCGGTTTTGCTTAACAAAATAATTAACCCGGGGGCTGGTTCAAAATTATACGCAAAATTAGAAAGCCTTAATCCCGGCGGTTCCGTCAAAGACAGACCTGCATTGTATATGATAAAAAATGCTCTTGAAAAGGGACTTTTAAAAGACAATATGACCATAATCGATTCTTCTTCGGGCAATACCGGTATTTCATTTGCTATGATAGGGGCTTTTTTGGGGATTAAGGTTAAAATTTACGCCCCTTCCAATATGAGCGAGGAAAGAAAAAAGATAATGCGGCTTTTTGGAACGGAATTGATACTTACCCCCGCGGAAGAAAGCCATGACGGCGCAATAAAAAGGTCGATGGAGGAATACGCAAGGGGAGGCAAAGATTTATATTATATGCCGGACCAGTATAATAACCCGTGTAATCCGCTGGCGCATTACGAAACAACCGCGGCGGAGCTTCTCAATCAGACGGGCGGAAATATAGACTGTTTTGCGACCGGCATCGGCACTGGCGGAACAATACTCGGCGTAGGAAAAAGGCTTAAGGAATATAACGATAAAATAAAGGTCATAGCAATAGTTCCGGATAGCGAAATGCACGGAATAGAGGGTTGGAAATACAACTATTCCCTGAATTTCGAAGGTTTCGACCATAATAAAATTATAGACGATTTTATAAAGGTCGACACTGAAGGAAGCTATGCAATGCTTAAAAGAATTATTAAAGAAGAAGGACTTTTATGCGGATTTTCTTCCGGAGCCAATGTGTACGGCATTTATAAACTTGCGGGCAAATACAGGGGGAATTTTGCGACGGTATTGCCCGACACAGGCTCAAGATACCTTTCTACAAGGGTTTTTACCGAGTTATAA
- a CDS encoding sulfurtransferase TusA family protein codes for MPEYNSNSELNIKGEICPFTFVKSKLALEKMKKGEILRVIVDYEPAIRNVPRSMEEQGHKVLSINKINDTDYEIIVEKDGKK; via the coding sequence ATGCCGGAATATAACAGTAATAGCGAATTAAATATAAAAGGGGAAATTTGCCCCTTTACATTCGTAAAATCCAAACTTGCTTTAGAAAAGATGAAAAAAGGGGAAATTTTAAGGGTTATCGTCGATTATGAACCCGCCATAAGAAATGTCCCACGCTCTATGGAGGAACAGGGCCATAAAGTCCTGTCTATTAATAAAATTAACGATACCGATTATGAAATTATCGTCGAAAAAGATGGAAAAAAATAA
- the moeB gene encoding molybdopterin-synthase adenylyltransferase MoeB → MLEFTEEQIKRYARHIILPEVGGEGQIKLLSSKVLLIGAGGLGAPCGYYLGAAGIGTLGIVDFDTVDLSNLQRQIWHGTRDVGRYKVDSAKDSIARINPDVNVVTYKEKISSENIKGLIKDYDVIIDATDNFPTRYLINDACHFMRKPLVYGSIFRFDGQATVFLPEEGPCYRCLFPSPPPPGLVPSCQEAGVLGVLPGVIGAIQANEAIKIILGVGLTLNGRLLIYDALDMKFTEMKLRQDKTCPLCGESPSVFDLIDYEDFCEFRKEN, encoded by the coding sequence ATTTTGGAATTTACCGAAGAACAGATTAAAAGATATGCAAGACATATAATATTGCCTGAGGTGGGCGGCGAGGGGCAGATAAAATTACTATCCTCAAAGGTGTTATTGATCGGAGCGGGAGGGCTCGGCGCTCCTTGCGGATATTATCTGGGCGCTGCAGGAATCGGAACACTCGGCATCGTAGATTTCGATACGGTTGATCTGTCTAATCTTCAAAGGCAAATATGGCACGGCACTCGTGACGTGGGAAGGTACAAAGTGGACTCTGCAAAAGATTCTATCGCAAGGATTAACCCCGATGTTAATGTCGTAACTTATAAGGAAAAGATTAGTTCGGAAAACATAAAGGGTTTAATAAAAGATTATGATGTAATAATAGATGCCACCGATAACTTTCCGACAAGATATTTAATAAACGATGCCTGCCATTTTATGAGAAAACCCCTTGTTTACGGTTCTATTTTTCGGTTTGACGGACAGGCAACGGTATTTTTGCCGGAGGAAGGGCCTTGCTACAGATGCTTGTTTCCGTCGCCCCCTCCCCCCGGTTTGGTTCCGAGCTGTCAGGAGGCAGGGGTCTTGGGAGTTCTTCCCGGGGTAATAGGAGCAATTCAGGCAAACGAGGCTATAAAAATTATTCTTGGCGTAGGCCTTACCTTGAACGGCAGACTTTTAATCTATGACGCATTAGATATGAAATTTACCGAGATGAAACTAAGGCAGGACAAAACCTGCCCGTTATGCGGGGAGTCCCCCAGCGTTTTTGATTTGATAGATTATGAAGATTTTTGTGAATTTAGAAAGGAGAATTAA
- a CDS encoding threonine synthase, with protein MFVKGLKCRECGKEYPDSPLYVCDYCFGPLEVDYDYDEIKKHISIDKIKSREPNMWRYRELLPIKGEIKIGKNVGYTPLVKADNLAKELGVKELYVKNDAVNFPTLSFKDRVVSVAIAKAKEFGFKVVACASTGNLANAVAALAASASYESFVFIPSNLEIGKVLGTLIYDTNLVKIDGSYDKVNRLCTEIAGKHNWGFVNINLRPYYAEGSKSLTFEMLEQLGFKAPDNVVVPMAGGSLITKVGKAIDEFEYCGLLKEKPHTKIFGAQAAGCNPITAAVKEKREFIKPVKTPDTIAKSLAIGNPADGYYASDLMSKTGGYGEDATDDEIVEGMKLLAKTEGIFTETAGGVTVAVAKKLIDKGYINKNETTVLAITGNGLKTLEAINGKLKEPATIDANLEEFEKVLAKIRGKS; from the coding sequence ATGTTCGTTAAAGGTTTAAAATGCCGTGAATGCGGCAAAGAATACCCTGACAGCCCCCTTTATGTTTGCGATTACTGCTTCGGACCTCTTGAGGTAGATTACGATTATGACGAAATTAAAAAACACATAAGTATCGATAAAATTAAATCCAGAGAGCCTAATATGTGGCGTTATCGCGAACTGCTTCCAATAAAAGGGGAAATTAAAATAGGTAAAAATGTGGGCTATACCCCTCTTGTGAAAGCGGATAATCTTGCAAAGGAATTAGGCGTTAAAGAATTATATGTCAAAAACGATGCCGTAAATTTCCCTACATTATCCTTTAAAGACAGGGTTGTGTCTGTTGCGATAGCCAAAGCTAAAGAATTTGGCTTTAAGGTTGTGGCATGCGCTTCGACTGGAAATCTTGCCAACGCGGTTGCGGCTTTGGCGGCGTCGGCAAGTTACGAAAGTTTTGTATTTATTCCTTCAAACCTTGAAATCGGAAAGGTTTTGGGGACTTTGATTTACGACACCAATTTGGTTAAAATTGACGGGAGTTATGACAAGGTCAACAGGCTTTGCACGGAAATTGCGGGAAAACATAACTGGGGTTTTGTCAATATCAATTTAAGGCCGTATTATGCCGAAGGTTCAAAATCGCTTACCTTCGAAATGCTTGAACAGCTCGGCTTTAAAGCGCCGGATAATGTGGTTGTTCCTATGGCTGGAGGTTCTTTAATTACAAAGGTTGGAAAGGCGATAGACGAATTCGAATATTGCGGCCTGCTAAAAGAAAAGCCGCATACCAAAATTTTTGGCGCTCAGGCTGCGGGATGCAACCCGATAACCGCCGCCGTCAAAGAAAAAAGGGAATTCATCAAGCCGGTTAAAACCCCGGACACGATAGCAAAATCTCTTGCAATAGGCAACCCTGCCGATGGATATTATGCCTCTGACCTTATGAGTAAAACAGGGGGATACGGCGAGGATGCAACGGATGATGAAATCGTCGAAGGGATGAAACTTTTAGCCAAAACGGAAGGAATATTTACCGAAACCGCCGGCGGCGTCACCGTTGCCGTGGCAAAAAAGCTGATAGACAAGGGTTATATCAATAAAAATGAAACTACGGTTCTTGCCATAACGGGCAACGGCTTAAAAACGCTGGAGGCAATTAACGGAAAGCTGAAAGAACCGGCAACTATCGATGCAAATTTGGAAGAATTCGAAAAGGTGCTTGCTAAAATCAGGGGTAAAAGCTAA
- a CDS encoding efflux RND transporter permease subunit, whose translation MKRYLNFLLKNKFSIILLSLMVIGIGWFYTRNMPESIFPDVNFPRVSVLVHSGRLPVKFMLVQATKPLEAAAEGEPGVRLVRSQTGNGISKITVYFQSNIKPHIAYLMLESRLSQVALPPGSKMTVRLMSPNVYPFAEYALVSNRKDYNSSDMMSVFAFKIRPALLSIKGIYQIEGTGRGWPEAGINLNPLRLAQYHIGPENIVKILRSYQGPFFSGVLNTYHKQFVIATTPRPADIKDLSNLMIPVRHTLLPLKALGRVNIISPPLIREAAVSGYRHTLLIDIMPDLNINTVKVAGNIGRRIKSLNSRLPKGLKIISVYNTSRLIHSNLKDVWIALILGGLIALFVVFLFLKRMDGALIALAVIPVSVSLTVVILNALGFGLNIMTLGGLTASIGAMIDHAIVIVERGFHKMKGGLANETGGDSALERVGKILPLMTAATITSSIVFIPLIFIHGTLGILFKQMALSIVIALITSQLTALTLTPILTVMLAKRKNGGKKSKIYKKNRLRKIYGYILIKGMRSPWFALPVIFALIITIAFSMFYLRTAFLPKWDEGIFVVPFRTPVGSSVAGTERTGKYLMHIAKENSNVKRVSLVVGRSLDNPYSTPNKGDLTIVLRRNRTETTEKIMRGLYNKFHNAAPDLIDLNFQQLMVNRLGFLSGSHAPLEVMLFGKSSGTLRKYGKTLAGKLRKTGDFQYVNFKSPSAGPEITLTPSDYAAAYGVPPPVIADKVKRLLWGQKAGFLLYGEQVLPVRVFLKNKSVTLPELKNWPFTLKNGTHTRLDYLSKIRVKKAVPFITHQNMAPYAYIFIQPVKGEGLSAGAAKARFVIGSMHLPPSVTASIGGYYRSQVKSFEQMAVMLIFALILIFVFFGFQFASQRAAVASMTAIALSGAGALAALLITGIELDSTAFLGILLVFAISTNNAILIFARSRQISGAVNSSPSPSSVFLAARERLRPILMTMLADVFGFLPLAIGIGRGTDLLKPLSVAVMGGLLISVFMSLWLAPVIYGGLFMKKNKNTLP comes from the coding sequence TTGAAAAGATATCTTAATTTTCTTTTAAAAAATAAGTTTTCGATAATTCTTCTTTCTTTAATGGTTATCGGCATCGGCTGGTTCTATACGCGCAATATGCCTGAAAGCATTTTCCCCGATGTCAATTTTCCAAGGGTTTCCGTTTTAGTCCACAGCGGCAGACTTCCCGTAAAATTTATGCTTGTTCAGGCGACCAAGCCTCTCGAAGCCGCGGCGGAAGGAGAACCCGGCGTCCGTCTCGTCCGCTCCCAAACGGGCAACGGCATATCTAAAATCACCGTTTATTTTCAATCGAACATAAAACCGCATATAGCTTATTTAATGCTTGAATCCCGCTTAAGCCAGGTGGCGCTGCCGCCGGGAAGCAAGATGACCGTCCGGCTGATGTCCCCTAACGTATATCCTTTTGCCGAGTATGCCCTTGTTTCGAATAGGAAAGATTATAACAGCTCCGATATGATGTCGGTTTTTGCCTTTAAAATCAGGCCGGCTTTACTTTCCATTAAAGGAATTTATCAAATAGAAGGAACCGGGCGCGGCTGGCCGGAGGCCGGAATAAACTTAAATCCGCTTCGTCTTGCCCAGTATCATATCGGTCCGGAAAACATCGTAAAAATACTGAGGTCGTATCAGGGACCTTTTTTTTCGGGAGTGCTGAATACATATCATAAGCAGTTCGTAATCGCGACCACCCCGCGTCCGGCAGATATAAAAGACCTGTCAAACCTTATGATTCCGGTAAGGCATACTCTTCTGCCTTTAAAAGCCTTAGGCAGGGTAAATATAATCTCTCCGCCGTTAATCCGCGAAGCGGCGGTAAGCGGTTACCGGCATACACTTCTAATTGATATTATGCCGGATTTAAATATAAATACGGTTAAAGTCGCCGGAAATATCGGCCGCCGCATTAAATCTTTAAACAGCCGCCTGCCGAAAGGTTTAAAAATAATCTCAGTCTATAATACAAGCCGGCTTATCCATTCCAATCTTAAAGATGTCTGGATTGCGCTTATTCTCGGCGGTTTAATAGCATTGTTCGTAGTATTCCTCTTTTTAAAGCGTATGGACGGCGCTCTTATAGCCCTTGCCGTGATACCCGTTTCGGTATCTTTAACGGTCGTTATTCTTAATGCCTTAGGCTTCGGTCTTAATATTATGACGCTCGGCGGATTAACCGCTTCGATAGGGGCTATGATAGACCATGCGATTGTCATAGTGGAAAGAGGTTTTCATAAGATGAAGGGAGGGCTGGCGAATGAAACAGGCGGCGACTCGGCATTAGAGCGTGTAGGCAAAATACTTCCGCTTATGACCGCGGCGACAATTACGTCTTCCATAGTTTTTATACCCCTTATCTTTATCCACGGAACTCTCGGCATCCTTTTTAAACAGATGGCGCTTTCGATAGTTATCGCGCTGATAACGTCACAGCTGACGGCTTTAACTCTTACCCCGATACTTACCGTAATGCTTGCAAAAAGAAAAAACGGCGGAAAAAAAAGTAAAATTTATAAAAAAAACAGGCTTAGAAAAATTTATGGCTATATACTGATTAAGGGCATGAGGTCGCCTTGGTTTGCATTGCCGGTAATTTTTGCGCTGATAATAACTATAGCGTTTTCTATGTTTTATCTGCGGACGGCTTTTTTGCCGAAATGGGACGAGGGAATTTTTGTCGTTCCGTTCAGGACTCCCGTGGGAAGCAGTGTTGCCGGCACCGAAAGAACCGGAAAATATCTTATGCATATCGCTAAAGAAAACTCTAACGTAAAAAGGGTTTCCTTAGTAGTCGGCAGGAGCTTGGACAACCCTTATTCTACGCCTAACAAAGGCGATTTGACAATCGTATTAAGAAGAAACCGCACCGAAACAACCGAAAAAATAATGAGAGGGCTTTATAATAAGTTTCATAACGCGGCTCCCGACCTTATCGACCTTAATTTTCAACAGCTCATGGTAAACCGTCTCGGGTTTTTATCCGGCTCCCATGCGCCTTTAGAAGTTATGCTTTTCGGCAAAAGCTCCGGCACGCTCAGAAAATACGGTAAAACTTTAGCAGGTAAACTAAGAAAAACCGGCGATTTCCAGTACGTCAATTTTAAATCTCCTTCGGCAGGACCGGAAATAACGCTGACGCCGTCCGATTACGCGGCGGCTTACGGCGTACCGCCGCCCGTTATAGCGGATAAAGTCAAAAGACTCCTGTGGGGACAAAAAGCGGGCTTTTTGCTGTACGGCGAACAGGTACTGCCGGTACGCGTTTTTCTTAAAAACAAATCCGTCACCCTGCCGGAGCTAAAAAACTGGCCTTTTACCCTTAAAAACGGCACGCATACCAGATTAGATTATCTTTCTAAAATACGCGTCAAAAAAGCCGTCCCTTTTATAACCCACCAGAATATGGCTCCGTATGCCTATATCTTCATTCAGCCCGTAAAAGGCGAAGGTCTTTCGGCAGGAGCGGCTAAAGCGCGCTTCGTTATAGGTTCAATGCATCTTCCGCCGTCTGTTACAGCCTCTATCGGAGGATACTACCGCTCTCAGGTAAAGAGCTTCGAGCAGATGGCGGTTATGCTTATCTTTGCACTGATTTTGATTTTTGTCTTTTTTGGTTTCCAGTTTGCAAGCCAGCGGGCGGCAGTCGCATCTATGACAGCTATTGCGCTGTCTGGAGCAGGGGCGCTTGCCGCCCTTTTAATAACGGGCATAGAACTCGATAGCACGGCATTTCTCGGTATTCTTTTAGTTTTTGCTATTTCCACCAATAACGCGATCCTTATATTCGCAAGGTCAAGGCAGATAAGCGGCGCGGTTAACTCGTCCCCAAGCCCTTCGTCCGTTTTTCTTGCCGCCAGAGAACGCCTCCGCCCGATACTTATGACTATGCTTGCCGACGTTTTCGGTTTTCTGCCGCTGGCTATAGGCATAGGAAGAGGAACCGACCTCCTGAAACCCCTTTCCGTTGCGGTTATGGGAGGCTTATTAATATCCGTTTTTATGTCCCTGTGGCTTGCCCCCGTTATATACGGCGGACTTTTTATGAAGAAAAATAAAAATACGTTACCTTAA